The following are encoded in a window of Stigmatella erecta genomic DNA:
- a CDS encoding sigma-54-dependent transcriptional regulator: MNQPKRAKILVVDDDPVVLKAVTSILQREGYPIVAIDDAVEGLTAAKDPSIDVAVLDINMPHLSGMDLLKAIKAERPDVEVIMMTAYATVETAVEAVKAGAYDYLTKPFEDIDDLSLTVGKAAERKALKDRTRALEEALTARSQFEDLIGQSSQMRAVFKLVETVSHSTATVLIQGESGTGKELVARAIHYRSARKDKPFVAVNCSALTETLLESELFGHMKGAFTGATGNKKGLFEAADGGTIFLDEIGDVPPATQVRLLRVLQEGEVKRVGANEPVKVDVRVIAATHVDLTRAKEQGRFREDLFYRLNVITIDLPPLRDRPEDVPLLAHHFLKLYAAKLDKKVTGFTPRAMEALTVNRWTGNVRELENVIERAVVLTSNEVLDVEDLPPGFQEAPQAGSPVEVFSLAHLPYAQAKRLAMRAFERRYLTALLEKNNNNVSSAARAAGVDRSNFRRLLKQYEVAGRTMKQRKADGNDSSPLEVA; the protein is encoded by the coding sequence GTGAACCAGCCCAAACGCGCCAAGATCCTCGTGGTGGACGATGACCCCGTAGTCCTCAAGGCCGTCACCTCGATTCTCCAGCGCGAGGGGTATCCCATCGTCGCCATCGACGATGCGGTGGAAGGGCTGACGGCGGCGAAGGATCCGTCCATCGACGTGGCGGTGCTGGACATCAACATGCCCCACCTGTCCGGCATGGACTTGCTCAAGGCCATCAAGGCCGAGCGGCCCGACGTGGAGGTCATCATGATGACCGCCTACGCCACGGTGGAGACGGCGGTGGAGGCGGTGAAGGCCGGCGCGTACGACTACCTCACCAAGCCCTTCGAGGACATCGACGACCTGAGCCTCACGGTGGGCAAGGCCGCCGAGCGCAAGGCGCTGAAGGACCGGACGCGGGCGCTGGAGGAGGCGCTCACCGCGCGCAGCCAGTTCGAGGACCTCATCGGCCAGTCCTCGCAGATGCGCGCCGTCTTCAAGCTGGTGGAGACGGTGAGCCACTCCACCGCCACGGTGCTCATCCAGGGCGAGAGCGGCACGGGCAAGGAGCTGGTGGCCCGCGCCATCCACTACCGCAGCGCGCGCAAGGACAAGCCCTTCGTCGCGGTGAACTGTTCGGCCCTCACCGAGACGCTGCTGGAGAGCGAGCTGTTCGGCCACATGAAGGGGGCCTTCACGGGCGCCACCGGCAACAAGAAGGGCCTCTTCGAGGCGGCCGACGGCGGCACCATCTTCCTGGATGAAATCGGCGACGTGCCGCCCGCCACCCAGGTGCGCCTCTTGCGCGTGCTGCAGGAGGGCGAGGTGAAGCGCGTGGGCGCCAACGAGCCCGTGAAGGTGGACGTGCGCGTGATCGCCGCCACGCACGTGGATCTGACGCGCGCCAAGGAGCAGGGCCGCTTCCGCGAGGACCTCTTCTACCGCCTCAACGTCATCACCATCGACCTGCCGCCGCTGCGCGACCGGCCGGAGGACGTGCCGCTGCTCGCGCACCACTTCCTGAAGCTGTACGCGGCCAAGCTGGACAAGAAGGTGACGGGCTTCACCCCGCGCGCCATGGAGGCGCTCACCGTGAACCGGTGGACGGGCAACGTGCGCGAGCTGGAGAACGTCATCGAGCGCGCCGTGGTGCTCACCTCCAACGAGGTGCTGGACGTGGAGGACCTGCCGCCGGGCTTCCAGGAGGCCCCGCAGGCCGGCTCGCCCGTGGAGGTGTTCAGCCTGGCGCACCTGCCGTACGCCCAGGCCAAGCGCCTGGCGATGCGCGCCTTCGAGCGGCGCTACCTCACGGCGCTGCTGGAGAAGAACAACAACAACGTCTCCAGCGCCGCGCGCGCCGCCGGGGTGGACCGCTCCAACTTCCGCCGCCTGCTCAAGCAGTACGAGGTGGCCGGCCGCACCATGAAGCAGCGCAAGGCGGACGGCAACGACAGCTCCCCGTTAGAGGTGGCCTGA
- a CDS encoding ATP-binding protein, whose translation MGLAHTQEAGARGRLLLVDDEENILKSIRRVLRRGDWDIETATDAEEGLKRLEQFLPQVVISDFRMPGMNGVEFLARVKEQVPRAQRIMLTGQADQTAIEEAINRSEIFRFISKPWNDSHLVLTVKSAFEQYALLAENERLHRMTQDQNAELKRLNADLEARVETRTLMLSQAKRDWEQTFDCIETPLAVMQGTDYTVRRANLAYLKVAASGDGATASAVNCFQYLFGRDSPCVGCPLPSALETGKGARSEIQQKGRTFVVAAYPMPGEGRVVCTYRDVTEEYSLTKRLIETEKMAAVGQLAGGVAHEINNPLGGILAFAQLMKRDLGRSEADRESLDLIEESALRCKRIVESLLKFSRHSKVEDRRHFELSKCVEDAAVLFKAQLKSNPRVTLELNLASGLPKLFGDPAQLSQVVLNLLQNGLQALPGAEGTLKIDTGREGDRCFFAVSDSGTGIEERHLPRIFEPSFTTKPPGEGTGLGLSIAYRIVQDHGGVFQVDTQVGHGSRFTVFLPIPLQLERLP comes from the coding sequence GTGGGATTGGCGCACACACAGGAGGCGGGGGCTCGCGGCCGGCTGCTGTTGGTGGACGACGAGGAGAACATCCTCAAGTCCATCCGGCGGGTGCTGAGGCGGGGCGATTGGGACATCGAGACCGCCACGGACGCCGAGGAGGGCCTGAAGCGGCTGGAGCAGTTCCTACCCCAGGTGGTCATCTCGGACTTCCGGATGCCGGGGATGAACGGGGTGGAGTTCCTGGCGCGGGTGAAGGAGCAGGTGCCGCGCGCCCAGCGCATCATGCTCACCGGGCAGGCGGACCAGACGGCCATCGAGGAGGCCATCAACCGCTCGGAGATCTTCCGCTTCATCTCCAAGCCGTGGAACGACAGCCACCTGGTGCTCACCGTCAAGAGCGCCTTCGAGCAGTACGCGCTCCTGGCGGAGAACGAGCGCCTGCACCGCATGACGCAGGACCAGAACGCGGAGCTCAAGCGGCTCAACGCGGACCTGGAGGCGCGCGTGGAGACGCGCACGCTGATGCTCAGCCAGGCCAAGCGCGACTGGGAGCAGACCTTCGACTGCATCGAGACGCCCCTGGCGGTGATGCAGGGCACCGACTACACGGTGCGCCGCGCCAACCTCGCCTACCTGAAGGTGGCGGCCTCCGGGGACGGAGCCACCGCCTCGGCGGTCAACTGCTTCCAGTACCTCTTCGGCCGGGACTCGCCGTGCGTCGGCTGCCCGCTGCCCTCCGCGCTCGAGACGGGCAAGGGGGCGCGCTCGGAGATCCAGCAGAAGGGGCGCACCTTCGTGGTGGCCGCCTACCCCATGCCCGGCGAGGGCCGGGTGGTGTGCACCTACCGGGACGTCACCGAGGAGTACTCGCTCACCAAGCGGCTCATCGAGACGGAGAAGATGGCGGCGGTGGGGCAGCTGGCGGGCGGCGTGGCGCATGAAATCAACAACCCGCTGGGCGGCATCCTCGCGTTCGCGCAGCTCATGAAGCGCGACCTGGGCCGCTCCGAGGCGGACCGCGAGTCGTTGGATCTCATCGAGGAGAGCGCGCTGCGCTGCAAGCGCATCGTCGAGAGCCTGCTGAAGTTCAGCCGCCACTCCAAGGTGGAGGACCGCCGCCACTTCGAGCTGTCCAAGTGCGTGGAGGACGCGGCGGTGCTCTTCAAGGCCCAGCTCAAGTCCAACCCCCGGGTGACGCTGGAGCTGAACCTGGCCAGTGGCCTGCCCAAGCTCTTCGGGGACCCGGCGCAGCTGTCCCAGGTGGTGCTCAACCTCTTGCAGAACGGCCTCCAGGCGCTCCCGGGCGCCGAGGGCACCTTGAAGATCGACACGGGGCGCGAGGGGGACCGGTGCTTCTTCGCCGTCTCCGACTCGGGCACCGGAATCGAAGAGCGCCACCTGCCGCGCATCTTCGAGCCGTCCTTCACCACCAAGCCGCCTGGCGAGGGCACAGGCCTTGGCCTGTCCATTGCTTACCGCATCGTGCAGGACCATGGCGGCGTCTTCCAGGTCGATACCCAGGTCGGCCATGGCTCCCGCTTCACCGTTTTTCTCCCTATCCCGCTGCAGCTTGAGAGGTTGCCGTGA